Proteins encoded in a region of the Alosa sapidissima isolate fAloSap1 chromosome 19, fAloSap1.pri, whole genome shotgun sequence genome:
- the crls1 gene encoding cardiolipin synthase (CMP-forming): protein MFLAVCKNNLFSCVRGHVPTLNCSNIAVTKWPKLFKGASAEWCQKARSDLNWHHRLKQKVCSLGQWWRLAHNDRLHDRKSTFNGEGISDHCQGHAWPVSFTPLPKNQESCLALKTRTRNLTSLTLRSKPPVCKYNLQLFDSTRVFNVRVPLANLPVHSGARGFCCPRPKKPILDEELNSSQQDSRESASCQQDAKPPAPHHEHFQFKELYENPWTIPNFLCMARIMLAPVLGYLIVERYFHISLGLFMLAGATDLLDGWIARNWPSQKSALGSALDPLADKILISVLYVSLTYANLIPAPLTALVISRDIALIAAVFYVRYKTVPPPVTLSKFFNPCYTTAQLKPTFISKVNTAIQLLLVAASVASPVFHYTDSLLLQSLWYITALTTVSSSYSYYHYGRKTVKILNRTK, encoded by the exons AtgtttttggcagtttgcaaaaaTAATTTGTTCAGCTGTGTGAGAGGACACGTACCTACCCTCAACTGTAGTAATATTGCTGTCACTAAATGGCCCAAACTGTTCAAGGGTGCGTCAGCAGAATGGTGTCAGAAAGCGAGATCAGATCTGAATTGGCACCATCGTTTAAAACAAAAAGTTTGCTCTCTTGGACAATGGTGGAGGTTGGCGCACAATGACAGGCTACATGACCGCAAGTCAACTTTCAACGGCGAGGGTATTAGTGATCACTGTCAGGGCCACGCTTGGCCCGTCTCATTTACACCGCTGCCAAAAAATCAGGAAAGTTGTTTAGCATTGAAGACAAGGACACGCAATCTCACATCTTTGACTTTACGGTCAAAACCTCCAGTGTGTAAATATAACCTTCAACTATTCGATTCCACTCGTGTTTTCAACGTCCGAGTTCCACTTGCAAATTTACCTGTTCACTCTGGAGCGAGAGGTTTCTGTTGTCCCCGTCCAAAGAAACCCATTTTGGACGAAGAGCTAAACTCATCTCAACAGGATTCAAGGGAAAGTGCATCTTGTCAGCAAGATGCTAAGCCTCCAGCCCCTCACCACGAACATTTTCAATTCAAAGAATTG TATGAAAACCCATGGACGATACCCAACTTTCTATGTATGGCCAGGATTATGTTGGCCCCAGTGTTGGGTTACTTGATAGTCGAGCGCTACTTTCACATATCACTTGGCCTTTTCATGTTAGCTGGAGCTACTGATTTG TTGGATGGCTGGATTGCACGTAATTGGCCCAGTCAGAAGTCTGCTCTAGGTAGTGCTCTGGATCCTCTTGCTGACAAGATCCTCATCAGTGTTCTCTATGTCAGCCTGACCTATGCCAACCTCATCCCAG ccCCTCTTACTGCTCTGGTCATCTCCAGGGATATTGCCCTGATAGCTGCCGTTTTCTATGTCCGATACAAGACTGTTCCACCCCCA GTCACTCTCAGCAAGTTCTTCAATCCCTGCTACACCACTGCTCAGTTGAAGCCAACTTTCATAAGCAAG GTGAATACGGCTATTCAGTTGCTCTTGGTGGCTGCTTCCGTGGCCTCCCCAGTCTTTCACTATACAGACAGTCTGCTGCTGCAGTCTCTGTG GTACATCACGGCGCTGACAACTGTATCGTCTAGTTACAGCTACTACCATTATGGTAGGAAGACTGTTAAAATATTGAATCGCACCAAGTAA